A genomic segment from Fundulus heteroclitus isolate FHET01 unplaced genomic scaffold, MU-UCD_Fhet_4.1 scaffold_186, whole genome shotgun sequence encodes:
- the LOC118558966 gene encoding uncharacterized protein LOC118558966 translates to MKELSDFLRARGIPEDTISLMEEQKIDCDVIALMDDATLANYITSYGDRIAVFNFCRSKQPLSKRKQGLLQRLREKMKNRKESTSENASCERTSQTKKQKATRNVEIGWIHSDGKVTKQVRAKQGGGTRKIQMATDAGLRDILQEGKKLFFPGGKSPKGPETDFEFEVWDFKQNHLTEDTCQSIAAMYEAARLTMLRFYISTKLKDPEEEESETSDVIFVLESNSSEINPFQVVELQTGSELLGDSEITFGPILDAEEDTEDTLIYEGFLAPLSPANPEDVTTITVRHTNTLNDIISAFSDADIMRKTLNVKRILPDNTEEAGSGSGILRDVLTCFWNEFYERCTLGTTVKVPFIRHDFTAEKWKAVGRILLKGYQDCQYFPNKLAIPFLEQVLFSGVYSDLKGQFLQFVSSQECEVLREAVKNFSAVDLDDLVEVLDSYGCRKQITAETLPTILDEIAHKELVQKPMFVIDCWREVIYPHLSITPEALSKLFSDLQPTSKKVCKLLKFSDDLSPKQKEVGNHLKRFIRELDDIKLQKFMRFCTGSDLIVTNVIYVEFQNMTDFTRRPVGRTCGSILQIADNYENFPDFRSEFNAVLESNVWVMDIV, encoded by the exons atgaaggaattaagCGACTTTTTACGTGCCCGAGGGATCCCTGAAGATACCATTTCATTAATGGAAGAGCAGAAG ATTGACTGTGATGTCATAGCGCTTATGGATGACGCAACTCTAGCAAATTACATCACCTCCTATGGAGACCGAATTGCCGTCTTCAATTTCTGCAGAAGCAAACAACCActctcaaaaagaaaacagggacTTCTGCAGAGACTTCgtgagaaaatgaaaaacagaaaggaAAGTACATCAGAGAACGCTTCATGCGAAAGAACAAGCCAGACAAAGAAGCAAAAAGCAACACGAAATGTTGAGATAGGATGGATACATAGTGATGGAAAAGTAACCAAACAGGTGAGAGCGAAGCAGGGAGGTGGCACTAGAAAAATTCAGATGGCCACTGACGCTGGATTAAGAGATATTCTTCAGGaaggaaagaaattatttttcccTGGTGGCAAATCTCCTAAGGGGCCAGAAACAGATTTTGAGTTTGAGGTTTGGGACTTTAAACAAAACCACCTTACTGAAGACACCTGCCAGAGTATTGCCGCTATGTATGAAGCAGCAAGGCTGACAATGTTACGTTTCTACATTTCAACAAAGCTAAAAGatcctgaagaagaagaaagtgaGACATCTGATGTCATATTTGTCTTGGAAAGCAATAGCAGTGAAATTAATCCATTTCAAGTGGTTGAACTCCAAACTGGTTCGGAACTTTTAGGTGATTCAGAAATCACTTTCGGTCCTATTCTTGATGCTGAAGAAGATACAGAAGACACGTTAATCTATGAGGGTTTTCTTGCACCGCTTAGTCCAGCTAATCCAGAGGATGTAACAACAATCACTGTACGTCACACTAACACTTTAAATGACATTATTAGTGCTTTCTCTGATGCcgatattatgagaaaaacactGAATGTGAAGCGCATACTTCCAGACAACACAGAGGAAGCTGGCAGTGGATCAGGGATACTGAGAGATGTACTCACCTGCTTCTGGAATGAATTCTATGAGCGATGCACTCTTGGTACAACAGTTAAAGTGCCATTCATTCGCCATGATTTCACTGCTGAAAAATGGAAGGCAGTTGGACGAATACTTTTGAAAGGTTACCAGGACTGTCAGTATTTTCCAAACAAACTTGCAATCCCCTTTCTTGAACAAGTGCTTTTCAGTGGTGTTTACAGTGATCTTAAAGGACAGTTTCTGCAGTTTGTCAGCAGTCAAGAATGTGAGGTTTTGAGGGAAGCAGTTAAGAATTTTTCTGCTGTTGATTTAGATGATCTTGTCGAAGTTCTTGATAGTTATGGCTGTAGAAAACAAATAACTGCTGAGACTCTTCCTACCATCCTTGATGAAATAGCACACAAAGAGCTTGTCCAAAAACCAATGTTcgtcattgactgctggagggAGGTCATCTATCCACATCTTTCCATTACTCCAGAGGCACTAAGTAAGTTGTTCTCTGACCTGCAACCAACATCAAAAAAAGTCTGCAAGCTGCTGAAATTTTCAGATGATTTGTCTCCAAAGCAAAAAGAAGTGGGAAACCATCTCAAAAGATTCATCAGAGAGCTGGATGACATTAAACTTCAGAAGTTTATGCGATTCTGCACTGGATCTGATCTTATAGTAACAAATGTTATctatgtggaatttcaaaatatgaCAGATTTTACAAGACGACCAGTGGGACGCACATGTGGGAGCATCCTGCAAATAGCTGACAACTATGAAAACTTCCCTGACTTCCGTTCTGAATTTAATGCAGTTCTTGAAAGCAATGTGTGGGTAATGGACATTGTCTAA